AGAACTAGAAACTTGGACTAGAAACCATTGGAATTCATTTAAAAGCACTCTGGTATAGATGATCTTGAGTTCAGAGCcttactttattttcctgtcaccagaaaaaaagaacgGTAGCAATATAATTGAAGGTGCTATGAAACCAGACGACCAGAAAGATAAAGAAAGTGGGTGCAATACTCCGGTACCCTCTTCTGATCAAAACCAAGAAACTGCAGAAACTGAGAAGACGCCCCTGCCTTCCGATGGTGCTGATGAGGCCAATGCAAAGCCAGCTCAGAAAAAGATGGTTAAAACAAAACGCGGACCAAGGAGAAAGTAAGTGGCTTCTGAATTGTAAAAGCTCTTCTGCTTTATGTCCTTTTGTACTGGGAGGCTTGATCTACATCTTATGCTCAGGGGAGATATAGTCAGACTTGTCATTAAtgtttctcttgtttgtttAAGCAAATGGCTATGTTGGAGGGAATAAATTTTAAAGATGACTTTTCCTCAAGAATAGcatgtttgaaaatataaaatagcacTCAAAGTACACATCTTCTTGCAGATGACCTTTTCCTGCAAGCAGGGCTTGTGTATTTTAACTCAAGTTAAATAGTTTCTGATCACctctagaaaatgaaattaatgaacTATTAAGACCTACTTTTCTGTGGACAAATGGGAGTGTATATTGCCAGAAACAGTATATTGGATTAATTGCAGATGGTGGCTTTCTGGCTGAGCTGGAACCCTTTCTCGTGTTATTGCAGTAACGTAACCTAATATTAATGAATTCTTTGCCAAACAGGTTATTACCTAAATTTTAGAGAGCCTTCTGGAAAGGACAATAAGGTTTCAGAGTTGTTTCAGTTGATTTCCAGCGGTATCTCATTCCTGTGGATAAAGGACTAGTAGAGGATGTAACTTGTGGCTTGGGAGGAAAAGCAGTGATGAGAAACATTGATTCATCCTAACCAACTTTCAAAATACCAAGCTTGAAAGCAAAAACTTTTTTACAGATACTTGTTCTAGAGGTGTAACTGTAACTTCAGAAATAGTCTGATATGTGTgatccttatttttcttattccttaGAACGCAAGGAAGAACCCCAAATCGAAAAGTGACAGATTATTACCCAGTTAGAAGAAGTTCCAGGAAGAGCAAATCTGAATTAGAGGTAGTGCTTCTTGTTAAAATCATATTGCTTATAATGTTGCCATTTAATTGAGCGTTTGAGAAAGCACATAACTATCTGTAAATGTTTCCACTATGTGGAAATGCTAATGCTAATGTTAGCCAGTTCACTGGAAGTATTGTTAAGAACACTTCTAAAGTACAGAAATGTTGATCCATTTCTTTTAACATAAAATCTAGATGATACATCTTTGGGGTGGGAGGGTAGAAGTCTCTCTCCAATTTTAGGAGGATGGGATGGTTTGGAAAAATGAGTGTCACTGGCTAATTGTTTACTCTTAGCTCTGGTACAAACTACAAAATCTGAAAGAATAATGTGGTCatgtgttttgtcttgtttcttcCCCAGActgaggaaaggaggaaaatagaTGAACTAATTACAagtgggaaagaggaaggaatgaAGGTAATTGCAGTGTCAACCCGAGTAGCTGGGCAGTCTGTTGCTCTTAATCTGTTTAAAGAGAAAGTTGCAGAACTCAGAACTGTTCCAGTTCTTTGGTAAAAAGATGAAAGGGGAGCACAATGTCTACCCCTTTTGAATGGGTGATACTTGACTCTGAAGAACATATTCTTCCAAAAATGGGGTTAGATATATCCTCTTAACTGTAATACGTACAAAAGGTAATACCCATATACCCACTGAATAGCAACAAATTCTCTTATCCTGTGTACAGCTAGTTGCTGTGGGTTCTTCATTATGGCACTGAAGCTAATTGATTCTACTGGTTCTCTTCCCAGGGGTAGCAAATGTTAGTTATTGGCACCAGCTGCTTACTGTTTGGGTTACTCTGACCACCCCTTCTAGAGTTTAAAGCAGAAGTAGCTCCTGGAAGTGCAAGAGAGCTGTgaaccctcccccccccctcccccccccccccccccccaaaaaaaaaaaaaaggaaaaaagtagcCTGCAGTTAACACTGGATCTTCTAGGATGGTGATTGGAGAACTTTCTTGGAGTGGGAGAGTTGCCCAGGTTAGGCTGGGGgcagaataataaaatacactAGTGAGTGACAAATGTGACTTCTGTGATTGATCTTTCTGTACCTCTGACATTTCTTCCTGTGCCTGCTGATGGTGCCCTTGAAATGGAAAAGCTTAGTCCCTCAGTAGgtagtttaaaaggaaaaatggataGTTTCTgtgtatataatttatttaaagtaattcTTAGTTCCTTTTTAGCAAAATCCATGATAACTTGTAGGTTGCATCTTGAACTCATCCTGATTCTTCCATGATATCATGCATTGTGCTTCCCCAGCTCTGTCTGCAACACATTAAAAACTGCTACGGCATGGTGTTTGTGACAAATGTGACGCACGCTCATTTCCTAGTAAATGGCATATTTGCAGTCAATGTAAATACTTTGTAATTTCCcagctgattttcttttcaactcAACAGATTGATTACATTGATGGCAAAGGGAGAGGCGTAATTGCTACTAAACATTTTAATCGAGGAGAATTTGTAGTGGAATATCATGGGGATCTCATAGAGATCACTGATGCTAAAAAGCGGGAAGCCGTGTATGCTCAAGATCCATCCACAGGCTGCTATATGTACTATTTTCAGTACCTCAGCAAAACGTACTGGTAAGCTTCTTTGGACTTAAGTGTAGTAGTTGAGCAGTAGAAACTTtgaatgctgttttttcttgttgtgtATTCATACAATTTTTATTGGGAGCCATGAATTAGGGAATTTTCTTGGAGCACTTTCACAGTCCAAGGGCCTCCTGTACCTCAAAGCTAAAAGGAATGGCAGATGACTCAAAGCCGCCTTCTCTGAAGCACAGCACAAGCTATGTGGAAAGCTGTATCCGCTTGGATGAGGCTTACAGCTTTGCCACGGATTTCTGCCTCAACTCACTGTTCTGTAAAATTCTCCTGAGTTGTAATGACTTCTTTGAAAAGCAGTACGGACAGACCCTGTAAGAGAAACACCTCCTTCGGCCATACTTGACTGGGTCTTTCTTTCTCTAGTACCTGGCAACAATCTCATGTGCGTGCTTTATCActctgctgttttatttgccCCAAACTCCAATTCTAAAGCAAATGCTCtaccttctttcttccttggcCGATGCTACTATAGACTGGAGTGTGGGTTAGTTAACCTGTCTGTTAATTACCTTGAAGAGCTCTGTATTCTGAGCATCTGCCTTGCAGTCTAGATGTCATAGCAATAGCTGCCATTGCAATTCTTAGAGCACTGAGGCACTAGAGCTTTAAGATGTGTGTCTCTGGAAGCTGGACACGTAGCCTTTGGGCATTATCTTCTCTGTGAGTAgaggctttttcatttttcacttgcttACTCTGTGGAGACTACTTTAGCTTTGACACAGTTTTCTTGAGGGAGATTTTGTGAAGGTATAAAGGCTTTCTGGTGTTGTCCTGCATTTGGGTTGTGCTATTCCTTGGGAACAATTGAGAGCTGCTTAGAAACAGGCAACTTGAGAACATAGTCTGAAGCGTTCATTTCTCTGGTAACTTACAAGTCTTCCAGAATTACTTTGGTTAACCTACATAGTTCTTACATACTGTTTAAACATATGAATATTCCGTGAtgatctttttccttcttttttgaGCCTTGTGTGAATTCCTAAGTCTTTCTGTCTTGCACTTCGGTTTTTGTCCCCTGACATGACTTGTGCATGACATGGAGCAATCCTGCACtctgttcttgttctttcagTGTTGATGCTACAAAAGAAACTAATCGTCTGGGAAGACTGATTAATCACAGCAAATGTGGCAATTGTCAAACAAAGCTCCATGACATTGATGGTGTGCCTCATCTCATACTGATAGCTTCCAGAGACATTAAAGCAGGTGAAGAACTGTTGTACGACTATGGAGACAGAAGCAAAGCTTCCATTGCAGCACATCCATGGCTGAAACACTAACTCTTCATCTTTGGGTGTGATTTTGTGTgtggatttctattttttttgacTGAGCACGCTCTACAAGGAGTcagtggatttttattttattttctcctgccCTCATTTCCCTCAGCTTTCTTAGTGGACTGCTTATGGTGTTCTGAGCTCCTTGAAAACTACCTTTTTGCTTCGCAGTTTTTAAATTCCTGTTCCAGATCTCCAGGCAGGCTTGAGTAATTGACATTAGATTGCCAAAACTTTTATATTGTAAACGGAAACCCTCCCTAAAAAGTGAACACTTTTTCATAGTGACCAGTGCCAGCTGAGCATGTGAAGACTTGCACAGATTGAAACGTAATCGTTTGGGTTGTGCTTCTACTTTTGCAATGAAATCTCATGCTCCGTTTTGTGGGGTGATGAACTTGGCATTAGCTTTATGACAGCAGATGTACTTTTGTATGCTGACTCTTACATCCAATGGCTTGTCTACTTGTCAGACTTGTTTACATCCCAGTgctgacaggattttttttttgagatggaTGCTATTGTTTCTATCATTCTCAAATCTGTTAGGGATCTAAGTCTCTTCCAGTGTGGTGTCTCTGGCAATGAAGTTTAAATGCACTTGTGCTGAGGGAAATGGATGGTCAAATTGGCTGCTTTCATCAGAGAAATGACTCCAAGCCAAATGTGGATGGATTTTGATAGACTGGGTTGATAATGATTACAAATGTGGAGCTGTAACTTCACAGTGAGAATCAATGCTTGACATtacttattttctaaatttga
This genomic stretch from Anas acuta chromosome 17, bAnaAcu1.1, whole genome shotgun sequence harbors:
- the KMT5A gene encoding N-lysine methyltransferase KMT5A isoform X2, which produces MILSSEPYFIFLSPEKKNGSNIIEGAMKPDDQKDKESGCNTPVPSSDQNQETAETEKTPLPSDGADEANAKPAQKKMVKTKRGPRRKTQGRTPNRKVTDYYPVRRSSRKSKSELETEERRKIDELITSGKEEGMKIDYIDGKGRGVIATKHFNRGEFVVEYHGDLIEITDAKKREAVYAQDPSTGCYMYYFQYLSKTYCVDATKETNRLGRLINHSKCGNCQTKLHDIDGVPHLILIASRDIKAGEELLYDYGDRSKASIAAHPWLKH
- the KMT5A gene encoding N-lysine methyltransferase KMT5A isoform X1; the protein is MGRRRRARRLPAEQLAAAGELPGRAAAEPGRGGLLSAGPGRAAAAMAKGKNMPKARAGGAEEASPENAERKGPGRPRAGGENVFIGQSKICSYLNPSKTPGARPPLQEENSVMYHEVKCQGKTLNETNRKGDEKKNGSNIIEGAMKPDDQKDKESGCNTPVPSSDQNQETAETEKTPLPSDGADEANAKPAQKKMVKTKRGPRRKTQGRTPNRKVTDYYPVRRSSRKSKSELETEERRKIDELITSGKEEGMKIDYIDGKGRGVIATKHFNRGEFVVEYHGDLIEITDAKKREAVYAQDPSTGCYMYYFQYLSKTYCVDATKETNRLGRLINHSKCGNCQTKLHDIDGVPHLILIASRDIKAGEELLYDYGDRSKASIAAHPWLKH